DNA from Rhodothermales bacterium:
TATCGCGATCCCAGTTGGCGGAGCTTGGGGTAGAACCAGAGGGCATTGCCGCGGAACGAGAGGTGCGGTCGCCCTTGCCGGGATCGTTGACGCGGCATGTGATCCGTTCGCCGATCAGCGGTGAAGTGCTTGAGCGTCAACTGGCCGTCGGTCAGCAGCTCTCCGGCGACGAAGAAGTATTTAGAATAGCCGATCTGTCCACGGTCTGGGTGGAAGTAGCCGTTAATGCCCGCGACCTCGGTACCGTTCGAACAGGACAGGATGTGATCGTGCGCGGCCTCGAAGAGACCGCCGAGGGAGAGACTATCGCAACCGGGCGACTGAGTTATGTCGGGTCCCTGGTGGGGAAGGCGACGCGTACGGCGAGGGCGCTGGTGACCTTGCCAAACCAGGATGGACGATGGCGACCCGGGCAGTTTGTTGAAGTGGAAGTGGTTCAGAGCGAAGTGACCGTCCCCATGGCCGTGCGTCGCGAGGCCATCCAGACATGGAGGGAGATGCCGGTTGTATTTGCGCAGTTCGGCGACGCTTTTGAGGTCCGGCCGTTAACCCTCGGGCGGAGTGGGAAGGAGTATGTGGAGGTGCTCGAAGGCTTGTTTCCAGGCCAAAGGTACGCCGTGGAAGGGGCCTTTCTCCTCCGTGCGGACCTGGAGAAATCCGGCGCTTCCCACGATCATTAACAGCCCCAATAGAAATGATAGAACAACTCCTTCAACTCTCCATTCGCCGGCGCTGGGCGGTCCTCGCGCTGACGTTGCTGACGGCAGGACTCGGTGTGTACAATTTTACGCGACTGCCGATCGATGCCGTCCCGGACATTACCAATGTTCAGGTCCAGATCAATACCAAAGCGCCGGGCTACTCTCCGATTGAAGTCGAACAGCGGATTACGTTTCCCATCGAAACGGCCGTGGCCGGCCTTGCCAGCCTCGACCATACGCGCTCGATTTCGCGCTACGGACTAAGTCAGGTGACGGTTGTCTTCGAAGATGGGACGGACATCTATTTCGCCCGGCAGTTACTCGCCGAGCGACTGCAAGGCATTCGAGACCAGATCCCACCCGGGTTGACGGCTGAAATGGGCCCCGTCTCCACGGGGCTTGGCGAGATTTACATGTACATTGTGGAAGCGGGGCCGGGCGCCATGGGACCGGACGGCGCCCCGTACACCGCAACGGATCTGCGCACGCTGCAAGACTGGGTGCTTCGACCCCAACTACGAAACATTCCCGGGGTGGCCGAAATCAATACAATTGGCGGGTACGTGAAACAATACCACGTAACGCCTCATGTGCAGCGACTCCTGGCCTACTCTCTGACGTTCCGTGATGTGATCGAGGCGATCGAGAGGAACAACGCCAACGTGGGCGCCGGCTACGTAGAACGAGCCGGAGAACAGCTCCTTGTTCGTTCTCCCGGTCAGCTAAGCGGCCCGGCAGAAGTGGCCCGTATGACGATAAAAACCGTCGATGGCGTCCCTGTTCGACTGGCCGATGTGGCGGATGTGGAGGAAGGGCTTGAGCTTCGGACGGGCGCCGCCACCATGAACGGCGAGGAAGTGGTGCTTGGGACCGTATTCATGCTTATCGGGGAAAATAGCCGCGCGGTGGCTCAACGCGTGGATGCGGCGCTACAGGACGCGGCTCGGGCGCTCCCTCCTGGCATCTTCGTGCGGACAGTGTACGACCGAACGGCGCTGGTGGACAAGACGATCGTTACGGTCGAAAAAAATCTCATAGAAGGGGCACTTCTTGTCATCGTTGTATTGTTCCTCTTTTTGGGCAATCTGCGCGCCGCGCTGATTACGGCAGCCGTGATCCCCCTCTCCATGTTGCTCACCGTCACGGGCATGGTCGAGAGCCGAATTTCGGCCAACCTCATGAGCCTGGGCGCCCTCGATTTCGGGCTGATCGTGGACGGCGCGGTCATTATTGTAGAGAATGGTGTGAAGCGCCTGACAGAGGCGCGCGCACGACTGGGCCGGGCGCTTGACCTGAAGGAGCGGCTCGCAATCGTTTTTGAATCGTCCAGGGAAGTTCGCAAGGCTACTCTGTTCGGCGAGTTGATCATCATGATCGTGTATGTACCCATCCTCTTTCTCACAGGGGTAGAAGGAAAGATGTTCACGCCCATGGCTATGACGGTAATCTTTGCGCTGGGAGCGGCATTCGTGCTTTCACTCACGTTCATCCCTGCCGCTGTCGCCCTCTTTGTGCGGGTGCCGGAGAAGGAGAAAGAGAATCGCATCATGGTGTGGGCCGAACGAGGGTATGTACCCGCGCTACGGTACGCGCTCGCGAACGGGCCGGTGGTTTTGACGGGCGCTCTCGTGCTCATTGTCCTTTCGGGACTGCTCGCCTCGCGGATGGGTACTACCTTCATGCCGCAGCTCGACGAGGGAGACATCGCACTTCATGCGCTCCGTATTCCAGGCACCAGCCTCACCCAGTCTGTCGCGATGCAGACCGAACTCGAAGCCGCGATCCAGAGGGAAGTCCCTGAGGTCGCTTTTGTGTTTGCCAAGATCGGGACGGCGGAAGTGGCGACCGATCCGATGCCCCCTAGCGTGGCGGATAACTTTGTGATCATGAAGCCGCGCGTTGAGTGGCCCGATCCAGACCTTTCGAAAGCCGAGGTGGTCGAAAAGATTGAGCGAGCTACGCAAGCCCTTCCCGGCAATAAATACGAATACACGCAGCCCATCGAGATGCGCTTCAACGAACTGATCGCTGGCGTCCGCACCGATCTCGCGGTGAAGGTGTATGGCGACGACATGGAGGTGCTTAACCAGACTGCCGGGGTCGTGGCGAGTGTACTCGAGACCGTCCCTGGCGCCGCCGATGTCCGGGTGGAGCAGACGACGGGTTTGCCGATGCTGACCGTGTTGCTGGACGACGAGGCGCTGATGCGTTACGGCCTATCTCGAGCGGATGTTCAGGACGTGGTGGAAGTGGCCGTAGGTGGCAAGGAGGCCGGCATCATCTTCGAGGGTGATCGCCGCGTGGCGCTCGTGGTTCGGTTGCCGGAGACAAATCGCATCGATCTGGACCAGCTTACGCGGCTTCCGATTCCGCTTCCGCTCCAAAGCCCACTTCCGATCCGACTGGTCTCCAACGGTGGCCTGGACGGTGATCGTGGAACCGAGGCCTATGCAGGCGGAAACACGATCTGGCTCGGGCAAATCGCGCGACTCGAATTTGCCCCTGGCCCCAATCAGATCAGCCGCGAGAATGGGAAACGACTGGTGATTGTGACGGCTAATATTCGCGGACGAGATCTGGGCTCGTTCGTCGATGAAGCACAGAAGGCGGTGGCGGAGCAAGTGAATGTACCGGCCGGCTATTGGATCGGGTGGGGAGGGAAGTTCGAGCAGCTGGTCTCGGCCGTGGAGCGACTCCGCCTGCTTGTACCTATCGCGCTATTACTGATATTCGGGCTGTTGTATGCCACCTTCGGATCGATCAAGGACGCACTCCTCGTATTTACGGGGATCCCACTGGCGCTCACGGGTGGCATCGCGGCATTGTGGATGCGAGGGATCCCATTGTCCATAACGGCGGCCGTGGGGTTCATCGCCCTCTCCGGAGTGGCCGTGCTCAATGGATTGGTCATGATTACCTTTATCAATCAGCTTCGCGAGCGCGGAATCGAACTAGACCAGGCGATCTTCGATGGCGCCCGGCAACGTTTGAGGCCGGTCCTCATGACGGCGCTGGTGGCCAGTCTGGGCTTCATCCCGATGGCGCTAGCGACCGGTCCCGGGGCAGAGGTTCAGCGCCCCCTGGCTACGGTTGTTATTGGCGGCATCCTGTCCGCGACAGCGCTTACGCTGCTCGTTATTCCGGTGTTGTACCGCATTGTGCATGGGATACGTCGCGACGGATTGGTGCGTGACTCATTGAATCAAGGCTCAAACCCGTGAGCAGTTGATCCCACGGCCGTCAGCGACCTCTGTTTCCACACCTAATAGAGAGCCAGTATCACGAATAGCGTCAGCGCCGCCGCAGAGACCACGCTAAGATATCTGAAAGCGGCGTTTTCGTGGTGATACGAGGACGTAACGACTCAAAAAACTCAGGAGATGTTCATTTAGCGGGTTGCTACGCCTATGTCGTCCAAACTCCACGCCGTTAAATGGCACCGACTCGGCCAGCGCCCAGACGCAAAGCGCTTGGATGACGACGACCCTGTGTGCTTGGTGAGCCCCGCATTCAACACATCCATCGGACTACTTTGATATGGAAACGAAGGCAGAAAATGTGTCACGTCGTGCCCCCGATAAGAAAAATACCCCCTCCTGGTCGCCATTAAAACGAGGCGAGCAGGTCGAGGTACGCGGCGCCGCAGAGATACTTGCGACCCTGGATGGCGAAGGAGTGCTCGATGATCTTCCTTTCATGCCGGAAATGATCCCGTTCATCGGTAAGCGGTTCACCGTTTCGAGGCGTATCGAGAAAACGTGTCTGGACTATCCTTCGCAAACATTCCGGCGTTTCCAACACAACGATGTTGTCTTCCTTGAGGCCTTGAGATGCTCCGGAGAAGCACATGGAGCGTGCCAGCGGGGGTGCATGATCTTCTGGAAGGAGGCCTGGCTACGAAGAGTTGATGACGCGGAAGAAACCGTTCGCGTCGAGCAACAGGACGCGCTCAGCATACTCGAATCCCGGCTAAAAACGCGCGCTCAGGGGGACGTCTTTATCTGTCAATCGTCAAGGCTCGAACGGGCTACGGAGCACATTCCGCCAGTAGACCGGGTTATGGTCAGCGTTACGGAAATCCGGAACGGCAACCGAAAGGTCTTCGAAGTACTGGGGATGTTCGTTCGCACGGCGTTCTGGAAGATGCGCGGTAAACTCCTGGGCACCCACCCCAAAGGAACGCTCGGAAAAACGCCTACGGAAGCCGTGAATCTGCAGCCAGGCGACTGGGTGGAGGTAAAATCGTACGAAGAAATTTACACAACTCTCGATGCCAGGGGCCGAAATCGAGGGATGAAATTCGATCTGGACATGCGCTTTTTTTGCGGGGAACGTCACCGGGTTTCGCGGCGCCTTGATCGCATGATTCGAGAAGACACCGGCGAGATGCTTCACCCTCAAAATACAGTGCTACTCGACGGCGTAAACTGCCAGTGCATCTTTGCAACGGGCGGATGCCCCAGGGCGGAGGCTTTTTATTGGCGAGAAATCTGGTTGAAACGGGTCGGCGACCTCCCCGGGCAAACAGACCACGACCGTTCCTGAAGACGCGCTACGTATCGTTCAATGGGCTCCGTTTTTTGGCGCAATAGGTATGATGGGGCGACTTAGCTGTTTCCCGGCGCGGGCGGTTGCCGCACGCTCGGGAGCGACCGCTGTTTCCACACAAAATAGATCGCCGGTATTACAAGCAGCGTCAGCGCCGTCGACGAAATCATTCCTCCCACCATTGGAGCGGCGATGCGCTTCATCACCTCGGAGCCGGTGCCGATGCCCCACATGATGGGGAGCAAGCCGGCCATGTCCGCGACGACTGTCATCATTTTGGGCCGTATGCGCTCGGCGGCTCCGTGTAATACGGCTTCGTAGAGATCGGAAACCGTGTTCATCGCACCCCGCGCGACGCGTTCTCTATAGGCCTGATCCAGATACACGAGCATGATGACCCCGGTCTCGGCCGCCACGCCCGCGAGGGCAATAAAACCCACGCCAACGGCCACGCTCAGGTTATAGTCGAGCAAGTACACGAACCAGATCCCTCCGACCAGCGCAAACGGCAGGGAAAGCATGACGATCAGGCTCTCGCCGATCCGCTTAAAACTCATATATAGCAGGGCGAAGATGATGAGCAACGTGAACGGGATCACGATCTGCAAGCGCTCTCGCGCGCGCACCATATACTCGTACTGCCCGCTCCATTCCAGGCTGTATCCGGCGGGCAGCGTCACGCCCTGCGAAACGGCCTCGCGCAAGCGGGCCACCAGCGAGCCAATGTCCGACTCGCGCGTATCGACAAACACCCACGACGTACTGCGGGTATTCTCGCTTTTGATCGCCATGGGGCCCTTCTCGAACGAGTAGTCCACCACGTAACGTAGCGGGATCTGCGCGCCGGCCGGGGTGGGGATCAACACGCGATGCAAGGCGGTCAGGTTGTCGCGCAGCTCCCGGCTGTAGCGCACGCGCACGTTGTAGCGTTCGAGGCCCTCAACGGTCTGCGTCACCGTTATGCCGCCGATAGCCGTCTGTATCACGTCCTGGACGTCGCCCACGGTGAGGCCGTACCGCGCCGCCTCGTCGCGTTTAATGCGGTAGTCCAGATAGTTGTCGCCGACGGTTTTCTCCGGGAACGCCGTCGCCACCCCGGGCACCGTCCGG
Protein-coding regions in this window:
- a CDS encoding CusA/CzcA family heavy metal efflux RND transporter; amino-acid sequence: MIEQLLQLSIRRRWAVLALTLLTAGLGVYNFTRLPIDAVPDITNVQVQINTKAPGYSPIEVEQRITFPIETAVAGLASLDHTRSISRYGLSQVTVVFEDGTDIYFARQLLAERLQGIRDQIPPGLTAEMGPVSTGLGEIYMYIVEAGPGAMGPDGAPYTATDLRTLQDWVLRPQLRNIPGVAEINTIGGYVKQYHVTPHVQRLLAYSLTFRDVIEAIERNNANVGAGYVERAGEQLLVRSPGQLSGPAEVARMTIKTVDGVPVRLADVADVEEGLELRTGAATMNGEEVVLGTVFMLIGENSRAVAQRVDAALQDAARALPPGIFVRTVYDRTALVDKTIVTVEKNLIEGALLVIVVLFLFLGNLRAALITAAVIPLSMLLTVTGMVESRISANLMSLGALDFGLIVDGAVIIVENGVKRLTEARARLGRALDLKERLAIVFESSREVRKATLFGELIIMIVYVPILFLTGVEGKMFTPMAMTVIFALGAAFVLSLTFIPAAVALFVRVPEKEKENRIMVWAERGYVPALRYALANGPVVLTGALVLIVLSGLLASRMGTTFMPQLDEGDIALHALRIPGTSLTQSVAMQTELEAAIQREVPEVAFVFAKIGTAEVATDPMPPSVADNFVIMKPRVEWPDPDLSKAEVVEKIERATQALPGNKYEYTQPIEMRFNELIAGVRTDLAVKVYGDDMEVLNQTAGVVASVLETVPGAADVRVEQTTGLPMLTVLLDDEALMRYGLSRADVQDVVEVAVGGKEAGIIFEGDRRVALVVRLPETNRIDLDQLTRLPIPLPLQSPLPIRLVSNGGLDGDRGTEAYAGGNTIWLGQIARLEFAPGPNQISRENGKRLVIVTANIRGRDLGSFVDEAQKAVAEQVNVPAGYWIGWGGKFEQLVSAVERLRLLVPIALLLIFGLLYATFGSIKDALLVFTGIPLALTGGIAALWMRGIPLSITAAVGFIALSGVAVLNGLVMITFINQLRERGIELDQAIFDGARQRLRPVLMTALVASLGFIPMALATGPGAEVQRPLATVVIGGILSATALTLLVIPVLYRIVHGIRRDGLVRDSLNQGSNP